The following coding sequences are from one Streptomyces sp. NBC_01232 window:
- a CDS encoding NAD kinase, which translates to MTDSSVSVSVSGSGVSGEGRTVFLLAHTGRPAAIRSAELVVQGLLRCGLRVRVMEHEAVDLPLPREVELVTEFTPGALDGCELLIVLGGDGTLLRGAEFARASGVPMLGVNLGRVGFLAEAERDDLDKVVDRVVTRSYEVEERMTLDVIVRTNGDVVHRDWALNEAAVQKVSPERMLEVVLEIDGRPVTGFGCDGIVCATPTGSTAYAFSAGGPVVWPEVEALLMVPISAHALFAKPLVTSPTSVLAVEVQNGTPHGVLWCDGRRTLELPAGARVEVRRGAVPVRLARLHHASFTDRLVAKFALPVSGWRGAPH; encoded by the coding sequence GTGACAGATTCATCGGTTTCGGTTTCGGTTTCGGGTTCAGGGGTTTCGGGGGAGGGGCGGACGGTCTTCCTGCTCGCGCACACCGGGCGGCCGGCGGCCATCCGCAGCGCCGAGCTGGTCGTGCAGGGCCTGCTGAGGTGCGGGCTGCGCGTACGCGTCATGGAGCACGAGGCGGTGGACCTGCCGCTGCCGCGCGAGGTGGAGCTGGTCACCGAGTTCACCCCGGGCGCGCTCGACGGGTGCGAGCTGCTGATCGTCCTGGGCGGCGACGGAACCCTGCTGCGCGGGGCGGAGTTCGCGCGGGCCTCGGGGGTGCCGATGCTGGGCGTCAACCTGGGCCGGGTGGGCTTCCTCGCCGAGGCCGAGCGCGACGACCTGGACAAGGTCGTGGACCGGGTGGTGACGCGCTCGTACGAGGTTGAGGAGCGGATGACCCTCGACGTGATCGTGCGCACGAACGGCGATGTGGTCCACCGGGACTGGGCGCTGAACGAGGCTGCGGTCCAGAAGGTGTCCCCGGAGCGGATGCTCGAGGTGGTCCTGGAGATCGACGGGCGCCCGGTGACCGGCTTCGGCTGTGACGGGATTGTCTGCGCGACTCCGACGGGCTCCACGGCCTACGCATTCTCCGCGGGCGGGCCGGTGGTCTGGCCCGAGGTGGAGGCGCTGCTGATGGTGCCGATCAGCGCGCACGCGCTGTTCGCGAAGCCGCTGGTGACCTCGCCGACCTCGGTCCTGGCGGTGGAGGTGCAGAACGGCACTCCGCACGGCGTGCTGTGGTGCGACGGCCGGCGGACGCTGGAGCTGCCCGCCGGGGCGCGGGTGGAGGTGCGGCGGGGCGCGGTGCCCGTGCGGCTCGCCCGGCTGCACCACGCGTCCTTCACGGACCGGCTCGTCGCGAAGTTCGCGCTGCCGGTGTCGGGTTGGCGTGGGGCGCCGCACTGA
- a CDS encoding TlyA family RNA methyltransferase → MAGVARRRLDAELVRRSMARSREHAAQLIAAGRVTVGGNTATKAATQVETSAALVVLKDDSDPDYVSRGGHKLAGALAAFRPQGLLVEGRRALDAGASTGGFTDVLLRSGVAHVMAVDVGYGQLAWSLQSDDRVTVKDRTNVRELTVEQLDGVPVDLVVGDLSFISIGLVLPALVRCCAPDADLVLMVKPQFEVGKDRLGSGGVVRSPELRAEAVREVAAQAAKLGLGVLGVTASPLPGPSGNVEYFLWLRAGAPALDPADVDRAVAEGPQ, encoded by the coding sequence GTGGCAGGAGTGGCACGCCGCCGCCTGGACGCCGAACTGGTACGCCGCAGCATGGCCCGCTCGCGAGAGCACGCCGCACAGCTGATCGCCGCGGGCCGGGTGACGGTGGGAGGCAACACCGCGACCAAGGCGGCCACCCAGGTCGAGACCAGCGCGGCCCTCGTGGTCCTCAAGGACGACAGCGATCCGGACTACGTGTCGCGGGGCGGACACAAGCTGGCCGGCGCGCTCGCCGCCTTCCGGCCGCAGGGGCTGCTCGTCGAGGGCCGCCGGGCGCTGGACGCGGGCGCCTCGACCGGCGGGTTCACCGATGTGCTGCTGCGCTCGGGGGTGGCCCACGTCATGGCCGTGGACGTCGGTTACGGACAGCTGGCCTGGTCGCTGCAGAGCGACGACCGGGTCACGGTCAAGGACCGTACGAACGTCCGCGAGCTGACGGTGGAGCAGCTCGACGGGGTTCCGGTCGACCTGGTCGTCGGCGACCTGTCGTTCATCTCCATCGGCCTGGTGCTGCCGGCGCTGGTGCGCTGCTGCGCGCCGGACGCCGACCTGGTGCTGATGGTCAAGCCGCAGTTCGAGGTCGGCAAGGACCGGCTGGGGAGCGGCGGCGTGGTGCGCAGCCCGGAGCTGCGTGCGGAGGCGGTGCGCGAGGTCGCGGCGCAGGCGGCGAAGCTGGGGCTGGGCGTTCTCGGTGTGACGGCGAGTCCGCTGCCGGGGCCGTCGGGCAACGTCGAGTACTTTCTGTGGCTGCGGGCGGGGGCACCGGCACTCGACCCGGCGGATGTTGACCGTGCAGTGGCGGAGGGGCCGCAGTGA
- a CDS encoding SCP2 sterol-binding domain-containing protein produces MATIQECRAALDKLSDNLARADEGVRGAAAFDRSLSCHITDLDQTFTGRLETGRIQVDAVAPGPPAAKAEIRLAMTGDDLVALVAGELKFAKAWASGRVRLEAGFRDLLRLKSML; encoded by the coding sequence ATGGCTACGATCCAGGAGTGCCGCGCAGCACTCGACAAACTCTCCGACAACCTCGCTCGGGCCGACGAAGGCGTACGCGGCGCGGCCGCCTTCGACCGCTCCCTGAGCTGCCACATCACGGACCTGGACCAGACGTTCACGGGCCGCCTGGAAACGGGCCGGATCCAGGTGGACGCGGTCGCCCCGGGGCCGCCGGCCGCGAAGGCGGAGATCCGCCTCGCGATGACCGGCGACGACCTCGTGGCGCTCGTCGCGGGCGAGCTGAAGTTCGCGAAGGCCTGGGCCTCCGGCCGGGTCCGCCTGGAAGCCGGCTTCCGCGACCTCCTCCGCCTCAAGAGCATGCTCTAA
- a CDS encoding ABC transporter ATP-binding protein, producing MSATTATYRDMRSTQVQRLTAENVTLGYDQRVIAENLSVEIPDNSFTVIVGPNACGKSTLLRALSRMLKPSAGRVLLDGQAIGSMPAKKVAKTLGLLPQSSIAPDGITVADLVSRGRYPHQGLLRQWSAQDERVVNESMVSTGVAELADRAVDELSGGQRQRVWIAMALAQQTPLLLLDEPTTYLDIQHQIDVLDLCAELHENQGRTLVAVLHDLNHAARYATHLIAMRGGKVVAQGAPQEVVTAELVEEVFGLRCQIIDDPETGTPLVIPAARKARVVARAE from the coding sequence ATGAGTGCGACGACTGCGACGTATCGCGACATGAGGAGTACGCAAGTGCAGCGGCTGACCGCGGAGAACGTGACCCTCGGCTACGACCAGCGGGTCATCGCCGAGAACCTGTCGGTGGAGATCCCGGACAACTCCTTCACGGTGATCGTCGGCCCCAACGCCTGCGGCAAGTCCACGCTGTTGCGGGCCCTGTCGCGGATGCTGAAGCCGTCCGCCGGGCGGGTGCTGCTGGACGGGCAGGCCATCGGCTCGATGCCCGCGAAGAAGGTCGCCAAGACGCTGGGCCTGCTCCCGCAGTCCTCGATCGCGCCGGACGGCATCACGGTGGCCGACCTGGTCTCGCGCGGCCGCTACCCGCACCAGGGACTGCTGCGGCAGTGGTCGGCGCAGGACGAGCGGGTCGTGAACGAGTCGATGGTCTCGACCGGGGTCGCCGAGCTCGCCGACCGGGCCGTGGACGAACTGTCGGGCGGGCAGCGGCAGCGCGTGTGGATCGCGATGGCGCTGGCGCAGCAGACCCCGCTGCTGCTGCTCGACGAGCCGACGACGTACCTGGACATCCAGCACCAGATCGACGTGCTGGACCTGTGCGCGGAGCTGCACGAGAACCAGGGACGCACGCTCGTCGCGGTGCTGCACGACCTCAACCACGCGGCCCGGTACGCCACGCACCTGATCGCGATGCGGGGCGGGAAGGTCGTCGCACAGGGGGCGCCCCAGGAGGTGGTCACCGCGGAGCTCGTGGAGGAGGTGTTCGGGCTGCGCTGCCAGATCATCGACGACCCGGAGACGGGGACGCCGCTGGTGATTCCGGCGGCACGCAAGGCCCGCGTGGTGGCCCGGGCCGAGTAG